A stretch of Ranitomeya variabilis isolate aRanVar5 chromosome 3, aRanVar5.hap1, whole genome shotgun sequence DNA encodes these proteins:
- the LOC143817899 gene encoding uncharacterized protein LOC143817899, translating into MDLDEDEIISSDKEQEDEITIVNNDAPQGPMAEKRANTNISTPGLGCVIIDKDLDEDVIISSDKEQEDEITNGNDDAPRGPMAENRDVLENINISTPRPDYVIINMDLDEDVVIYSDKQEDGEHIPPPLSTTPLPLCPPPYTTLPLEHFDDDLGLAKDMEKCKVFMELILTERLAYYASQNLM; encoded by the exons ATGGACCTGGATGAGGATGAGATCATCTCCTCTGACA AAGAACAAGAGGATGAAATAACTATTGTAAATAATGATGCTCCTCAAGGACCGATGGCCGAAAAGAGAGCAAACACCAACATCTCTACGCCTGGTCTTGGTTGTGTCATAATCGATAAGGATCTGGATGAGGATGTGATCATCTCCTCTGACA aagaacaagaggatgAAATAACTAACGGAAATGACGATGCTCCTCGTGGACCTATGGCCGAAAATAGAGATGTCCTCGAAAACATCAACATCTCTACACCAAGACCTGATTATGTAATCATCAACATGGACCTGGACGAGGATGTGGTCATCTATTCTGACA AACAAGAGGACGGAGAACATATTCCACCACCTCTGTCTACAACTCCACTACCTCTGTGTCCTCCTCCGTATACTACTCTGCCTCTTGAACATTTTGATGACGATCTTGGCCTGGCCAAAGACATGGAGAAATGTAAAGTCTTCATGGAGCTTATCCTTACGGAACGTCTGGCCTACTATGCCAGCCAAAACCTAAT GTGA
- the LOC143817601 gene encoding uncharacterized protein LOC143817601 translates to MLFRVLLLLSVLLAPVEGAPINTRPRDPRAVIPADHYSMFNIPAAVCFFSGFLFGVICTIIFGHLKKNFRREVTRQDGVDADIKSRAAPSGEPEDETTIIHDDAPHGPIIHDDAPHGPMAEPRDVHKDTNISSPGPHYVLTDIDPYEDMIISSDKEQEDEIPIVIDDAPHGPIIHDDAPHGPMAEQRDTNISTPGPDYVIITIDPYDDEIISFDKMIKPTQYECI, encoded by the exons ATGCTGTTTCGAGTTCTTCTATTGCTGAGTGTGCTATTAGCACCTGTGGAGGGCGCTCCTATCAACACCCGCCCCCGTGATCCCAGGGCCGTGATCCCTGCAG ATCACTATAGTATGTTTAATATTCCTGCTGCCGTCTGCTTCTTCTCTGGATTCCTCTTTGGTGTCATCTGTACCATCATATTTGG ACATCTAAAGAAGAATTTCCGTAGAGAAGTGACAAGACAAGATGGCGTGGACGCTGACATAAAGAGTCGGGCTGCTCCTAGCG GAGAACCTGAGGATGAAACAACTATTATACATGATGATGCTCCTCATGGACCCATCATACATGATGATGCTCCTCATGGACCCATGGCTGAACCGAGAGATGTCCACAAAGACACCAACATCTCTTCGCCTGGCCCCCATTATGTTTTGACCGATATTGACCCATATGAGGATATGATCATCTCATCTGACA aagaacaagaggatgAAATACCTATTGTAATTGATGATGCTCCTCATGGACCCATCATACATGATGATGCTCCTCATGGACCCATGGCTGAACAGAGAGACACCAACATCTCTACGCCTGGtcctgattatgtcataatcactaTCGACCCGTATGATGATGAGATCATCTCCTTTGACA AGATGATAAAACCTACACAATATGAATGTATCTAA